From Neospora caninum Liverpool complete genome, chromosome VIII, a single genomic window includes:
- a CDS encoding putative glutamine/glutamic acid rich protein, protein MARKRSGRSKKNASEDQPQTPAAVPEEDQPQTPAAVIADEQPQTPAAVPEEDQPQTPAAVSDEDQPQSAPDSAVEDSSPDAGICELPSAQHGGEALPKKTQANSAAPEVPEEAVSQDEKPLSVAACPRAMSESHDEPAAPEVCGGPGKSPQESLACSQREEAPSTPAAADSVAPTLPEDAAQDAKSDEGRTPVWPSTYVWERMEDGEDRSLESNYCLPQTTFEATLPWTRTEYTCGLCAPSSTFILPTSTPIPADLTRYEGPDCKIITTRTRRYPLNKASFVDQVNVAQDQGSPWTLVQAVASKGFEFAQARGFWNMAKEVRRGWCETGYYPVVEVRSPNKKRLANRVPLIIYHSD, encoded by the exons ATGGCTCGGAAAAGGAGTGGACGCTCGAAGAAAAATGCCAGTGAGGACCAGCCTCAGACTCCAGCCGCTGTTCCTGAGGAGGACCAGCCTCAGACTCCAGCCGCTGTTATTGCGGACGAACAGCCTCAGACCCCAGCCGCTGTTCCTGAGGAGGACCAGCCTCAGACCCCAGCCGCTGTTTCTGACGAGGACCAGCCTCAGTCCGCGCCTGACTCGGCTGTCGAGGACTCGTCTCCCGACGCCGGTATCTGTGAACTGCCTTCTGCGCAGCACGGTGGTGAAGCCTTAccgaagaagacacaggcgAACTCAGCTGCTCCAGAGGTCCCCGAAGAAGCTGTTTCGCAAGATGAGAAACCGTTGAGTGTCGCTGCCTGCCCGCGCGCGATGTCGGAGTCTCACGACGAACCCGCTGCTCCCGAGGTATGCGGCGGGCCAGGCAAGTCTCCTCAGGAGAGCCTCGCCTgttcgcagagagaagaggcgccttCGACTCCAGCAGCCGCTGACTCAGTCGCGCCAACCCTGCCTGAAGATGCCGCACAAGATGCAAAGTCGGATGAAGGGAGAACGCCTGTGTGGCCTTCGACGTACGTATGGGAAAGAatggaagacggcgaagaccgTTCGTTAGAATCAAACTACTGCCTGCCTCAGACTACCTTCGAGGCCACCCTGCCTTGGACAAGGACTGAGTATACCTGTGGATTGTGCGCACCGTCCTCAACGTTTATTCTGCCAACGTCGACACCGATTCCCGCGGATCTCACCCG ATACGAAGGCCCCGACTGCAAGATTATTACGACTCGCACGCGGCGATACCCTCTCAACAAAGCGTCTTTTGTTGATCAAGTGAACGTCGCTCAAGACCAGGGCAGTCCGTGGACTCTGGTACAAGCAGTTGCTTCCAAGG GCTTCGAATTCGCGCAAGCAAGGGGCTTTTGGAACATGGCGAAGGAGGTAAGGCGCGGCTGGTGCGAAACGGGTTATTATCCCGTTGTTGAGGTTCGCAGTCCCAACAAGAAGCGACTGGCAAACCGCGTGCCTCTGATTATTTACCACTCGGATTAA
- a CDS encoding 3-oxoacyl-(acyl-carrier-protein) synthase III family protein, translating to MPSVPLEGSPGPAAVPEAPGVFSSPVQARMGESKKELTSRPFFATARLGEFTDTKRLRPHLAASFLSPRRDARPGAKDTRRTSESASSLFAASASSGEAEPPPGAVSCGAAGCRIIGVGSATPSHEMTNSDMAEVVETTDEWIRTRTGIRSRRVLSTSESLRPLAISAARRALQNAKVKARDVDLVLHASSSPDDLFGDATSIAAGIVHAERIEEGTAGQEGDAIVGPAGFDLTAACSGFLVGLISANAFLTSPCCPYKRILVVGADALTRWIDWTDRNTCVLFGDGAGAVVLERQDATTQPPAGEGELERDTRKGILSYMLNSDGLQAHQLTVPFKGIPQELKRAEGKPALCMSQGGYASLAMNGREVFKFVSRKVPPAIEAVVQAAGLRTSDIDWLLLHQANKRIMDAVAERLKMPLSKVLCNLDKYGNTSAASIPLCLDEAVREGKVKPGDVVVTAGFGAGLTWSAAVFRYG from the exons ATGCCTTCAGTTCCTCTCGAGGGTTCTCCCGGGCCAGCCGCCGTGCCCGAGGCCCCCGGAGTCTTCTCGTCCCCAGTCCAGGCGCGAATGGGGGAGAGCAAAAAGGAGTTAACTTCTCGGCCCTTCTTCGCCACCGCTCGCCTAGGCGAGTTCACAGACACGAAGCGCCTGCGCCCACATCTCgcggcgtctttcctctctccgagACGGGACGCTCGGCCGGGAGCTAAAGACACAAGACGAACCAGTGAatctgcctcctctctctttgccgcctcggcgtcttccggAGAAGCCGAACCGCCGCCAGGCGCAgtctcctgcggcgccgcgggCTGCCGGATCATCGGCGTCGGGAGCGCTACCCCGAGTCACGAAATGACAAACAGCGACATGGCGGAGGTTGTCGAAACTACCGACGAG TGGATAAGAACTCGAACCGGCATCCGCTCTCGTCGCGTATTGTCCACGTCGGAGAGCCTCCGTCCCCTGGCCATCAGTGCCGCCCGAAGGGCCCTCCAGAATGCCAAAGTGAAGGCAAGAGACGTTGATCTCGTGCTCcacgcttcctcgtctccagaCGATCTCTTTGGAGACGCGACATCTATTGCTGCTGGCATTGTGCACGCCGAGCGAATTGAAGAGGGAACCGCCggacaggaaggcgacgcgatCGTAGGCCCCGCGGGATTTGACTTGACGGCCGCGTGTTCAGGATTTCTCGTTGGCCTGATCAGTG CTAACGCATTTCTAACGAGCCCCTGCTGCCCGTACAAACGCATTCTGGTCGTGGGGGCTGACGCGCTCACGCGGTGGATTGACTGGACGGATCGAAATACATGCGTGCTTTTTGGCGACGGAGCCGGGGCCGTTGTTCTGGAACGCCAGGATGCCACCACGCAGCCGCCTGCCGGAGAGGGCGAGCTCGAACGTGACACACGCAAGGGAATCCTGTCCTACATGCTGAACAGCGACGGCCTGCAGGCTCACCAGCTGACGGTGCCTTTCAAGGGGATACCGCAGGAATTGAAGCGTGCAGAGGGAAAG CCTGCTCTCTGTATGAGCCAGGGCGGGTATGCGTCTTTGGCCATGAATGGCCGCGAAGTTTTCAAGTTTGTCTCGCGTAAGGTCCCCCCGGCGATCGAGGCCGTGGTCCAGGCAGCTGGCTTGAGAACAAGCGACATTGATtggcttcttcttcaccaGGCCAACAAACGCATCATGGATGCCGTGGCGGAGCGTTTGAAAATGCCGTTGAGCAAA GTGCTCTGCAATTTAGACAAGTACGGCAACACGTCTGCAGCCTCGATTCCCTTATGCCTGGACGAAGCA GTACGGGAGGGGAAAGTCAAGCCTGGCGACGTCGTGGTGACTGCTGGCTTTGGCGCCGGCCTCACATGGagcgccgccgtcttccgctACGGTTAA
- a CDS encoding putative ATP synthase gama chain, which produces MAALASLSSSGALRCMRPSPAAQNLLPLHSAFGQQTRNFGAGDLKIVAARMKSVKSIQKITKAMKMVAASKLRMDQRRLENGLPFATPVQKLIQRIPIDSKEKGTLAILALSSDKGLCGGVNSFVAKQTRIVIKENEMGGNAVHVYGVGDKIRSALQRTFGDRFKRIITEVTRFPWNFGQACLVAERLMQDNPARLMVIYNHFKSAVAYDTLTLNVLTPTQAAQSAKEQLNAFEFEPEKIEVWKDLQDFYYACTVFGCMLDNIASEQSARMSAMDNASTNAGEMISSLTLRYNRARQAKITTELVEIISGANALE; this is translated from the exons ATGGCGGCTCTGGCTTCACTGTCTTCATCTGGCGCcctgcgctgcatgcggccctCCCCTGCGGCACAAAAcctgcttcctctgcacTCCGCTTTCGGCCAGCAGACGCGGAACTTCGGCGCTGGCGACTTGAAGATTGTCGCCGCTCGCATGAAGTCGGTCAAATCGATTCAGAAG ATCACAAAAGCGATGAAGATGGTGGCGGCGTCCAAACTCCGAATGGACCAAAGACGCCTGGAGAACGGTCTCCCCTTCGCGACCCCGGTTCAA AAACTCATTCAGCGGATTCCCATTGATTcgaaggaaaaaggcacCCTTGCCattctcgccctctcctcaG ACAAGGGTCTGTGCGGCGGCGTGAACAGCTTTGTGGCGAAGCAGACCCGAATCGTGATCAAAGAGAACGAAATGGGTGGCAACGCAGTCCACGTGTACGGCGTTGGAGACAAAATTCGCTCTGCCTTGCAGAGAACGTTCGGCGACCGCTTCAAACGCATCATAACAGAAGTGACGAGATTTCCCTGGAACTTTGGCCAagcctgcctcgtcgccgagAGGCTCATGCAG GACAACCCTGCTCGACTTATGGTGATTTACAACCACTTCAAGTCGGCCGTTGCGTACGACACTCTTACGCTCAACGTCTTGACCCCTACGCAGGCTGCCCAGAGCGCGAAGGAGCAGTTGAACGCTTTCGAATTCGAGCCGGAGAAAATCGAGGTGTGGAAAGATCTCCAAGACTTCTACTACGCTTGCACAGTTTTTGGCTGCATGCTCGACAATATCGCCTCTGAACAG AGCGCCCGCATGAGTGCCATGGACAACGCGTCGACAAATGCTGGAGAAATGATCTCTTCCTTGACGCTGCGGTACAAccgagcgaggcaggcgaagatTACAACTGAGCTCGTGGAAATTATCTCTGGCGCCAATGCGCTTGAGTAA